Part of the Thermoplasmata archaeon genome is shown below.
ATGCTATCAAAAATTACATTCAGGAACTCTGGTCTCAAGCCGAAAATACGGTAAATCAGCAACTCCAGGAGTTACAAGAAATATTGAACCAAATATATGCAAAGATAGAATTGGCAGAACAGATGATAAAACAGGCAATAGCAACTGCAACAAAAATCCTTGAGGACCCAGTAGGTGCAGGCAAAGAGATTCTGTTTAGTGTCCTAAAGCCCTGGATACCGCCAATTTTCCTAAAGGTCCTGGTTGTTATCAGCGACCTCTACTCAGTGTTTTCCTCAGCAATGGCACTGGTAAAATACATCAAGAACATGGGCTGTGCCAACATTATTTTGAAAGGTATTGGCATAGGCACAACCAGTGCTGCACTCGTAATGGCAATCTACCAAACATGTACGGACATCAATGAAATTGTGAAGGAGGCAGAAGTATGAAAGGATATAGGCTCTTGATATTTTTTGTTTTTTCATTAATCTTTTTTGGAAATATTTGGTGTACATCAACCGGTGGATTTCGCCAATCTAACACTACATTTGGCTACAGAGAGCTCCCAACAAACCTCACTGGGACAATAACAAATTCTGTGGAAATTAACGAGGTAGACAAAAGCTGGCCAAATAACGAGGTAATCTTCAATGGGTGGGGGTATAACATTTCATATGAGTATGGAGAGGGAGAAATATGGTATTGGGATGTAATATGGAACAGGAGCTATGATGTCTGGTACATTCCAGCCTTAGCAGTTGGCGATTTAGACCCAGATGTTGAAGGCGTGGAAGTTGTAGATGGACTGTATCAATTATTTGTGATAAGCTACAACAACACAACCCAGAGTTGGAATGCAACGATGATATGGGACCCGTGGGCAGAGCAGCAAGCTACAGTAAGAACAGTGAAAATAGGTGATTTTGATCCAAGGCATAGTGGAAATGAACTATTTTGTTGTACATACGGGGGGTTGATAAGAGAGTTCTATAAGGCAGAAAACGGTACATGGATGATGGAAGTGATAGATGATACCCATACAGGAAAAGCATATGAAGAATGTGATATAGGAGATTTTGACCCGAGATTTGAAGGCAATGAGTGTGTTGTGTTTACTGAAGAAAACTTAACAATGTATGCATGGAATGGTAGTGGATGGTATTGGGAAGAATTCGGCCTGGTAGAGAATCTTCCCATACACATAACCTCAGGCAGGATAGGAGATATTATTACATGGAATAACGAAAGTGAGATTGTATGTGGTGATTATGCTGGCAGTCTATGGATAATATGGTGGAATAACACTAGTTTTGAGAGGGAGGAAATAAGAATTAACTCCTCTCTGGCAGATATCCTAGCTGTGACCATTGGTGACTGCTGGAGTGGACATGAAGGGAACGAGATTGTAGCTGGTGCCTATGAAGAGTGTTATTTGGTATGGGAAGAGAACGGAACATGGAAGAAGGAGTTGATATTCAAGGCATCCAAGTACAATTATATCACAGATTTGGAAATTGGAGAGTTTGATACATTACATCCTGGTAATGAGATTGCTGTAGCTTGTGGTGGTGATTTGTTTGAGCTCTACGAAGAAATCCCAGTAAGAGAAAGTTCTGGATACTGGTCGGGATATATTGTATTGCTGATTTGTCCAGTTGTTGTAGTATGGAAATGGAGAGAAAACAAAGGAGCACAAATTACACAGAAATGGATAGAGAGAGAAAAAAGCCATATCTTGCGTTATTAGCATCTGTTCGAGGCAATTATGAGGGGCAAATATCTTTATGCGGCCAAAATACTATCAGAGGTTCTGTTAGCTCACATCAGAGAAACCCTAGACTACAGAGCGTGTTCCAACCTGGACAGTGATTTTGATGGGTTGAGCAACCATGTTGAGGTGTTGCTTGGCACTAACCTAAACGATGCGGACACAGACGATGATGGCTTGAGTGATGCGATAGAGGGAGCGAAGCGTCCTGAGTTACACAGTGCACATTGCCCGAACATATGATGCTCTTGGTCCGATTGATTCAGTAATCATCATTCATTTTTCACCAAATTTTTATAACTCCATGTGTTCCTCTGCCGTGAGGCGGTGCAATGCATCCTGAAATAAACCCCGACTACTGCAAGGGTTGTCATCTCTGCATTCATGTCTGTCCCAGAAAGGTCTATTCTAAGAGTGAAAAAATATCGAAGCGAGGTGCTGTGCTGCCAAATGTTGAGCATCCTGATAAATGCGTTAATGCAAAGAAGAAAAAGGGCGAGGAACTTTCTTGCGAACTCTGTGTGCTTTCCTGCCCAGACCAAGCAATAAAATTCTTGGAGGATTAATATGCGTGAATTCCTGCTTGGAAATGAGGCCTGTGTTCGTGCTGCAATTGCTGCAGGTTGTAAATTCTATGCGGGCTATCCAATCACACCATCAACTGAAATTGCTGAAGCAATGGCAAGGGAGTTACCGAAAGCAGGTGGAACCTTCATACAGATGGAGGATGAAATCGCAAGTATTTCAGCTTGCATTGGGGCTTCATGGGCAGGATTGAAGGCAATGAGTGCTACTTCTGGGCCAGGTTTCAGTTTGATGCAGGAAGGCATTGGCTATGCTGTGATGACTGAGACACCTTTGGTTATAGTAAACTGCATGAGAGGAGGGCCCTCCACTGGACAACCCACAAAGCCAGCTCAAGGCGATGTGATGCAGGCAAAATACGGTAGCCACGGCGATTACGAAATAATTGCACTCTCTCCTGCCTCAGTCCAGGAAATGTTTGATTTAACCATTGAGGCCTTTAACCTCTCAGAACAATACCGCACGCCTGTTATCCTGCTCGCAGACGGAGAAATTGCACACATGCGAGAGCCAGTTAATGTTAGAGAAGAAATCAAACTTATTCAGAGGAAATTGGCTAAGCCCGGAATTGTTAAGGAGGTCTGGAAGGCAGAAGAAGATGGAATTGTGCCTTTCCCTGTGTTTGGTAGAGGACACAGGGTTTACATCTCAGGCACCACATCTGACATCTATGGCTATCCCTCTACAGTGAAACCGGAGGTGCATGAGGCAGTGGTGCGAAGAATCTGTGATAAGATTCGGAAAAATGCATCTAGAATCTGGAAATATGAGGTTTACAACGCTGATGCAAAAAAGATTCTTTTTGCATATGGATTGCCTGCAAGAGCTGCACTTGCGGTGGCAAAGAAACATGGGAATTTAGGCGTGTTTCGACCAATAACTCTCTGGCCA
Proteins encoded:
- a CDS encoding 2-oxoacid:acceptor oxidoreductase subunit alpha, which translates into the protein MREFLLGNEACVRAAIAAGCKFYAGYPITPSTEIAEAMARELPKAGGTFIQMEDEIASISACIGASWAGLKAMSATSGPGFSLMQEGIGYAVMTETPLVIVNCMRGGPSTGQPTKPAQGDVMQAKYGSHGDYEIIALSPASVQEMFDLTIEAFNLSEQYRTPVILLADGEIAHMREPVNVREEIKLIQRKLAKPGIVKEVWKAEEDGIVPFPVFGRGHRVYISGTTSDIYGYPSTVKPEVHEAVVRRICDKIRKNASRIWKYEVYNADAKKILFAYGLPARAALAVAKKHGNLGVFRPITLWPFPERPLGEVVKGKEVYVLEMNYGKMVAEVERAAYKAGAKNVEFLPKLGGEIHSVEEVEKFVGVR
- a CDS encoding ferredoxin family protein, with protein sequence MHPEINPDYCKGCHLCIHVCPRKVYSKSEKISKRGAVLPNVEHPDKCVNAKKKKGEELSCELCVLSCPDQAIKFLED